A portion of the Cryptomeria japonica chromosome 5, Sugi_1.0, whole genome shotgun sequence genome contains these proteins:
- the LOC131045770 gene encoding GDSL esterase/lipase At3g09930: MFSRLLFLMTILSLFAGRGIADKAQALFVFGDSFADTGNRNPYNQTVNEPWRRPYGLTWPGYPAGRYSSGKIQTDFWGDILGLPVPIAYELFRSHDCKATAKKIRRGVNFAVGGSGIFQAYGFITVAQQVKQFKKLIAGSHGFDSRKLSRSVVLISVAGNDYGAFLSSRNGSIEGVTDLVKPVVSGIIDGVKELYESRLTNFAVSFVDLFVPCCAEKGGVERCGEVDEVGGALFEVCSNVEEKFQWDMYHPTQQGWNAIMWLYRNGAKEENKTISFIEGRQTLLIGSSMICEKYDQTLQETKRLLDDVNADILAKALDGFVGLHAPFGNPEHDDDELVNIKPI; the protein is encoded by the exons ATGTTTTCTCGCCTTCTCTTTCTCATGACCATTCTCTCTTTATTTGCAG GTAGAGGCATCGCAGACAAGGCTCAGGCGTTGTTTGTTTTCGGAGACTCTTTTGCCGACACAGGAAATCGTAATCCATACAATCAAACTGTAAACGAGCCATGGAGACGACCGTACGGTTTGACCTGGCCTGGCTATCCTGCAGGCAGATATTCTTCTGGAAAAATCCAGACAGATTTTTGGG GGGATATTTTAGGGCTTCCTGTTCCCATAGCTTATGAGCTGTTCAGAAGTCATGATTGTAAAGCAACTGCAAAGAAGATTAGACGAGGAGTGAATTTTGCAGTTGGAGGAAGTGGAATATTTCAAGCCTACGGTTTCATAACAGTAGCACAACAGGTGAAGCAGTTTAAGAAACTGATAGCAGGAAGTCACGGGTTCGATTCTCGCAAGCTCTCGCGGTCTGTAGTTCTTATCTCTGTGGCTGGCAACGACTACGGTGCATTCCTTTCTAGTAGAAACGGCTCCATTGAG GGAGTGACGGATCTTGTGAAACCTGTGGTAAGCGGGATAATCGACGGTGTGAAAGAGTTGTATGAAAGCCGGCTTACGAATTTTGCGGTGA GTTTTGTGGATTTGTTCGTCCCTTGCTGTGCTGAGAAAGGCGGGGTTGAAAGGTGTGGAGAGGTGGACGAAGTCGGCGGGGCTTTATTTGAAGTGTGTTCAAATGTAGAGGAAAAGTTTCAGTGGGATATGTATCATCCAACACAGCAAGGATGGAATGCGATAATGTGGCTGTACAGAAATGGagcaaaagaagaaaataaaacgaTCAGTTTTATTGAGGGGCGCCAAACGTTATTGATTGG GTCAAGCATGATCTGTGAAAAGTATGACCAAACATTGCAAGAGACTAAAAGACTTCTGGATGATGTCAATGCTGACATTCTTGCGAAGGCTTTGGATGGCTTTGTTGGATTGCATGCTCCATTTGGTAATCCAGAACATGATGATGACGAGCTTGTGAACATCAAGCCTATTTAG